The Gammaproteobacteria bacterium DNA window TAAATGTCACAATATTTTCATATAAAGTTATACTAAAATAAATATTCAAAACATTAATACACGAATTAATCTGTCACTGCAGGAGTGAACCCTATGTCACAAGCGATTTCCGTTTGCATTGCTGATGATCACGATATCATCCGTCAGGCTTTGCAAATGGTGCTGGGAGAAACCGAAGACATTGTGGTTGTTAATGAAGCCACTACAGGCATTGAGGCATTGGAGTTTTGTCGGCAAGAAAATCCGGACGTGTTGATCCTGGACAATCATATGCCTGGCATGAATGGTTTGTCGGCGGCTGAGCGGATACTGCGTCAAAGCAGTACAAAAATCATATTCCTGACCAGTCAGGAGAAGGGCCCATTACCGCGCCTGGTCCTGGAAATGGGGGTGCTCGGATTTTTAAGTAAGACTTCCGCGGTTAGCGAAATTGCCAATGCTGTCCGCCAGGTGTATTCCGGTGAAAAATATTTGTCACAACCGATCGCAGAGCTCCTGGCCAAGCAATTCATCGGCGACATCAAAGATGAACGCTTTGATGATCTCTCACGTCGGGAACTGGAAGTCTTGCAATTAATGGCACGCGGCAAGCGCAATATCGAGATCGCGGAACTATTGCATGTCAGTCCCAAGACCATCAGTACCTATTGCACCCGCATGCGCGATAAAGTAGATGCCAGCAACAATGCCGAATTGATCAAATTGGCCATTGCCAATGAAGTGGTTACCCCAAATTAATCGCCAACTTTAAAGTCAGTTTTGTAATTTATCATGACAAGTAGTTTTGACTTGCAATGCACCGCCTGTCCGAGGCTGGCCGGGTTTTTGCTAGATCTGCGAGAGCAATATCCGGAATATCATAATCTACCCGTGGCACCATTCGGTGATCCGCATGCACGCTTTTTGATTGTCGGGCTGGCACCCGGTTTGCATGGTGCGAATGCAACCGGACGTCCGTTCACCGGTGATTATGCAGGGGAATTGTTATACGATACCTTGTACCGTTACGGTTTTAGTAACCAGGCAATGCAGATAGAGCGTGGCCAGACCCATGCGAATGATGACTTGCGTTTACGCAATTGTCGTATCAGTAATGCCGTGAAATGTTTGCCGCCACAAAACAAGGTTACTACTCAAGAAGTAAATACCTGTAATCACTTTTTACAGCATGAGATCAATGCCCTGCCGGAGAATTCAATTTTACTGGCGCTTGGCGGAGTGGCGCACAAAGCCATTCTCAAAGCCTGTGGTTTTAAACAGTCAGCTTTCAAGTTTGCCCATAATGCACGCCACGAATTGCGTGAGAATTTGATCATGTATGACAGTTATCATTGCAGTCGTTACAACACCAATACCAAACGCTTGACCCCGGCCATGTTCGATCAGGTATTTGCCGACATTAAGCAGGAACTCGATTAGCTGTATGAATGAATTTGACCCTTCGGCACAGATCAATAAAATGACCTCGCGTCCGGGTATTTACCGGATGCTGGATGCCAGATCGGAGATTATTTATATCGGTAAAGCCAAAAACCTGAAAAAGAGGGTAGCGAGTTATTTCAGTGGCAGCCCTAAAACCAAAAAAACCATGCGCATGCTGGCCTTGGTGAAGTGCATAGAAGTTACTGTAACCAATACCGAAACCGAGGCCTTGTTACTCGAATCGAATTTGATCAAAAAGTTCAAGCCAAGATATAACGTTTTGTTGAAAGATGACAAAAGTTTTCCCTATATTCATGTTTCTACCGATCAGAAATTTCCACGCATAACGTCATACCGCGGCAGCAAGAGTAAAAAAGGGGACTATTTTGGACCATTTCCCAGTACTGTAGCAGTCCGTGAAACCCTGTATCAATTGCAAAAACTGTTCCGCTTAAGAAAATGTAAAGACAGCGAGTTTGCCAATCGTTCCAGGCCCTGTTTGCAATACCAGATCAAACGCTGCAGTGCTCCCTGTGTGGGCAAGATAAGCGCGGAACACTATGCACAGGATATAGAGAATGCGATGCAGTTTTTACGTGGGAAAAATGCCCAGATCGTTAAAGCATTACAAAATAAAATGCAATCATCCTCCGACGCTCAGGATTATGAGCTTGCAGCGTTTTATCGTGATCAAATTGCTAACTTGAAAAAGATCCAGGCACAACAGTTAATGTCGGGATTTGCCAAAGATCTGGATTGTATCGCTGCGTATTCTAATAATGGAGTAACCGGCATTACCATATTGTTTATCCGCCAGGGACGTAATCTGGGCAGTCGCACTTATTTTCCCCGTTATGCGAAAGATACCGAACTTGAAGAAATTATTGATGCGTTTTTAACCCAGTATTACTTGCATCATTATCCGCCGCACGAAATTTTATTGAACACATCTTTGCAGGAAAAAGATTTGCTGGAAGAGGTATTAAGCGAACAGGCAAAACACACTGTACGCATCAAGGCGAATGTGCGTGGCAAGCGCAAACAATTAATGCACATGACAGCCATGAATGCAGAGCACGCCGTCACCCAACACTTGAACAAGCAAACCCAACTGGATTCTCGCTTTGCCGATCTGACAAATACATTGAATTTGAGTGAAACACCGGGCCTGATCTGTTGTTTTGATATCAGTCACACCATGGGGGAGGCGACTACGGCTTCCTGTGTGGTTTTTGATAACAAGGGCGCTAAAAAGAGTGCCTATCGGCGATTCAATATCCGTGCGGTCACAGAGGGTGATGATTATCTTGCTTTGCAAGAGGCGGTAACGCGCTATCTAAAGCGTATTTACCAGGATCAAAATGATGAAAGCAAGCCGTCCAAGCCGCGCTATCCGGATCTGATGTTGATCGATGGTGGCGTTGGTCAGGTGAACTCTGTACTAAAAGCGATTGATAATCTTGCTGACCTCGAGTTGCCGCCATTTCTGGTGGCCGGTGTGTCCAAAAGTCCTGAGCGCAAAGCTGGTGCGGAAAAAATAGTAATGCCACATTTACAAAAAGAGTTAATTCTCGGACCCGAATCCCTTGCTTTACAGCTTATACAACAAGTACGTGATGAAGCTCATCGCTTTGCCTTGTCTGGTCACCGTAAACGTCGCGGAAAGTCACGCACGCGCTCGGTACTGGAAGAGATTGAAGGGCTTGGGGTTAAGCGACGTAGCTTGTTATTAAGGCACTTTGGGGGCTTGCATGAAGTTACCGATGCCAGCATAGAGGATTTGTCCAAGGTGGAGGGAATTAGCAAGCTCATTGCCGAACGTATCTACAAACATTTGCATGAAAAATGAACGTGCGGCTAATAGTATTTTTTGCTGATGACATAGACGGTATAATTCAAACATGAAAGCCAAAATCCCCAATCTCCTGACTTGGATGCGCATTGTATTGATCCCGGTATTCATATTGATATTTTTATCCGGTTGGAGCTATTCACGACCCATTGCAGCCGTTATAT harbors:
- a CDS encoding response regulator transcription factor, with protein sequence MSQAISVCIADDHDIIRQALQMVLGETEDIVVVNEATTGIEALEFCRQENPDVLILDNHMPGMNGLSAAERILRQSSTKIIFLTSQEKGPLPRLVLEMGVLGFLSKTSAVSEIANAVRQVYSGEKYLSQPIAELLAKQFIGDIKDERFDDLSRRELEVLQLMARGKRNIEIAELLHVSPKTISTYCTRMRDKVDASNNAELIKLAIANEVVTPN
- a CDS encoding uracil-DNA glycosylase; translated protein: MTSSFDLQCTACPRLAGFLLDLREQYPEYHNLPVAPFGDPHARFLIVGLAPGLHGANATGRPFTGDYAGELLYDTLYRYGFSNQAMQIERGQTHANDDLRLRNCRISNAVKCLPPQNKVTTQEVNTCNHFLQHEINALPENSILLALGGVAHKAILKACGFKQSAFKFAHNARHELRENLIMYDSYHCSRYNTNTKRLTPAMFDQVFADIKQELD
- the uvrC gene encoding excinuclease ABC subunit UvrC, which translates into the protein MNEFDPSAQINKMTSRPGIYRMLDARSEIIYIGKAKNLKKRVASYFSGSPKTKKTMRMLALVKCIEVTVTNTETEALLLESNLIKKFKPRYNVLLKDDKSFPYIHVSTDQKFPRITSYRGSKSKKGDYFGPFPSTVAVRETLYQLQKLFRLRKCKDSEFANRSRPCLQYQIKRCSAPCVGKISAEHYAQDIENAMQFLRGKNAQIVKALQNKMQSSSDAQDYELAAFYRDQIANLKKIQAQQLMSGFAKDLDCIAAYSNNGVTGITILFIRQGRNLGSRTYFPRYAKDTELEEIIDAFLTQYYLHHYPPHEILLNTSLQEKDLLEEVLSEQAKHTVRIKANVRGKRKQLMHMTAMNAEHAVTQHLNKQTQLDSRFADLTNTLNLSETPGLICCFDISHTMGEATTASCVVFDNKGAKKSAYRRFNIRAVTEGDDYLALQEAVTRYLKRIYQDQNDESKPSKPRYPDLMLIDGGVGQVNSVLKAIDNLADLELPPFLVAGVSKSPERKAGAEKIVMPHLQKELILGPESLALQLIQQVRDEAHRFALSGHRKRRGKSRTRSVLEEIEGLGVKRRSLLLRHFGGLHEVTDASIEDLSKVEGISKLIAERIYKHLHEK